Proteins from a genomic interval of Streptococcus oralis:
- a CDS encoding N-acetyldiaminopimelate deacetylase gives MLDLIQTRRDLHQIPEIGLEEFETQAYLLDVIEKLIAGKDFVQVRTWRTGILVYLQGSQPERTIGWRTDIDGLPIVEQTGLPFASQHQGRMHACGHDFHMTIALGCLERSLEEQPKNNLLFLFQPAEENEAGGMLMYEDGAFGDWLPDQFYGLHVRPDLKVGQIATNTHTLFAGTCEVKIRFKGKGGHAAFPHEANDALVAASYFVTQVQSVVSRNVNPIEGAVVTFGVFQAGTTNNVITDTAFLHGTIRALTQDMSLLVQKRVKTVAEGVAAAFDMEVEVELKQGGYLPVENNPALARELMTFFEEKDGIELIDIEPAMTGEDFGYLLSKVDGVMFWLGIDSPYALHHPQMSPKEEALAIGVDAVSSFLKKKEAE, from the coding sequence ATGTTAGATTTGATTCAGACTAGACGAGATTTACACCAGATTCCAGAGATTGGCTTGGAGGAGTTCGAGACTCAGGCTTATTTACTGGATGTGATTGAGAAATTGATTGCGGGCAAGGACTTTGTTCAAGTTCGTACGTGGCGAACAGGAATTTTGGTATATTTGCAGGGAAGTCAGCCGGAGCGGACCATTGGTTGGCGGACAGATATTGATGGCCTGCCTATCGTCGAACAAACAGGCCTGCCTTTTGCTTCTCAACACCAAGGTCGCATGCATGCTTGTGGCCATGATTTTCATATGACTATTGCCTTAGGCTGTCTTGAGCGCTCACTTGAGGAGCAACCCAAGAATAATCTGCTCTTCCTATTTCAGCCTGCTGAGGAGAATGAAGCCGGTGGTATGCTCATGTATGAGGATGGTGCTTTTGGGGACTGGCTACCAGACCAGTTCTATGGCCTTCATGTTCGTCCAGATTTGAAGGTCGGACAGATCGCGACCAATACTCATACACTCTTTGCAGGGACTTGTGAGGTGAAGATTCGTTTCAAAGGAAAAGGAGGACACGCAGCTTTTCCGCATGAGGCCAATGACGCCTTGGTGGCTGCTAGTTACTTTGTAACTCAAGTACAGTCAGTTGTCAGCCGCAATGTCAATCCAATCGAGGGAGCAGTGGTGACCTTTGGTGTTTTCCAAGCTGGAACAACCAACAATGTCATTACAGACACAGCATTTTTACACGGAACCATTCGCGCCTTGACTCAGGACATGAGCCTATTAGTACAAAAAAGAGTCAAGACAGTAGCAGAAGGTGTTGCAGCAGCCTTTGATATGGAAGTTGAAGTGGAACTCAAGCAAGGAGGCTACCTACCTGTTGAGAACAATCCAGCCTTGGCGCGTGAACTGATGACATTCTTTGAAGAAAAAGACGGGATTGAGTTGATTGATATCGAGCCTGCTATGACAGGTGAAGATTTTGGTTATCTCCTTTCGAAGGTTGATGGGGTTATGTTTTGGTTAGGTATCGATAGTCCCTACGCCCTTCACCATCCTCAGATGAGCCCCAAGGAAGAAGCCTTAGCCATTGGGGTAGATGCGGTCTCTAGTTTCCTGAAAAAGAAGGAAGCAGAGTAG
- a CDS encoding 5-formyltetrahydrofolate cyclo-ligase — MKAELRKKILQEMKALSQEQKQAMDRALTERFLRHPFYQEAKTIATYLSFPHEFQTQELIEQALKDGKKVLIPKTYPKGRMEFVVYHPQQLVKTSFGLLEPQGDLEVVEPSQIDLIHVPGLAFTTEGYRIGYGGGYYDRYLEHFVGQSLSTIYPCQVQKFNLEDHDIPVQEVLIYEGNL, encoded by the coding sequence ATGAAAGCAGAACTACGCAAGAAAATTTTGCAAGAAATGAAGGCTCTATCTCAGGAACAAAAACAGGCTATGGATCGAGCTTTAACCGAGCGTTTCTTACGTCACCCCTTTTACCAAGAAGCTAAGACCATCGCAACCTATCTCTCCTTCCCTCATGAATTTCAAACGCAAGAATTGATTGAGCAGGCGCTGAAGGATGGCAAAAAAGTTCTGATACCCAAAACCTATCCCAAGGGGCGAATGGAGTTTGTGGTCTATCATCCGCAGCAGTTGGTAAAAACTTCCTTTGGCTTACTGGAACCGCAAGGAGACTTGGAAGTGGTGGAACCGTCTCAGATTGATTTAATTCATGTTCCGGGCTTGGCTTTTACAACAGAGGGCTATCGGATTGGATATGGTGGAGGCTACTACGACCGCTATCTGGAACATTTTGTTGGGCAGAGCCTGAGTACAATCTATCCTTGTCAGGTTCAGAAGTTTAACTTGGAAGACCATGATATTCCCGTCCAGGAGGTGCTAATCTATGAAGGAAATCTTTGA
- a CDS encoding rhomboid family intramembrane serine protease → MKEIFDKRYPVTSFFLLVTALVFLLMLVLTGLNFERADTLLQFGAMYGPIIRLFPEQIWRLFSAIFVHIGWEHFIVNMISLYFLGQQVEEIFGSKQFFFLYLLSGMMGNLFVFAFTPKVVAAGASTSLYGLFAAIIVLRYATRNPYIQQLGQSYLTLFVINIIGSVLIPGISLAGHIGGAVGGAFLAIIFPVKWEKRMYSTSQRIGATVLFIALAIFLCYKGMSYV, encoded by the coding sequence ATGAAGGAAATCTTTGATAAACGCTATCCTGTGACTAGTTTCTTCCTCCTAGTAACGGCATTGGTATTTCTTTTGATGTTGGTTCTTACAGGTTTAAATTTTGAACGAGCAGATACCTTGCTTCAGTTTGGAGCTATGTATGGACCAATCATTCGCCTGTTCCCTGAGCAGATTTGGCGCCTTTTTTCGGCTATATTTGTGCATATTGGATGGGAGCATTTCATTGTCAATATGATTTCGCTCTACTTTCTTGGACAACAAGTGGAGGAGATTTTCGGTTCTAAGCAGTTCTTCTTTCTCTATCTCTTATCAGGAATGATGGGCAATCTCTTTGTTTTTGCTTTCACACCGAAAGTTGTAGCAGCAGGGGCCTCCACTTCTCTTTACGGACTATTTGCTGCGATCATCGTCTTGCGTTACGCAACTCGCAACCCCTATATTCAGCAGTTGGGGCAATCCTATCTGACACTTTTCGTGATAAATATCATTGGAAGTGTTCTGATCCCAGGAATCAGCCTAGCAGGGCATATTGGTGGCGCAGTAGGCGGGGCTTTTCTAGCGATCATCTTTCCAGTCAAATGGGAAAAAAGGATGTATAGTACCAGCCAGCGAATCGGAGCAACTGTACTTTTTATCGCACTAGCCATTTTCCTTTGCTATAAGGGAATGAGCTATGTGTAG
- the cas2 gene encoding CRISPR-associated endonuclease Cas2 gives MSYRYMRMILMFDMPVDTVEERKAYRKFRKFLIDEGFIMHQFSIYSKLLLNNSANNAMIERLKTHNPKKGNITLLTVTEKQFSRMIYLNGERNTSVANSDARLVFLGEEPRDED, from the coding sequence ATGAGTTATCGATATATGCGTATGATTTTAATGTTTGATATGCCAGTTGATACCGTAGAGGAACGTAAGGCCTATCGAAAATTTCGGAAGTTCCTCATAGACGAGGGATTTATCATGCACCAATTCTCCATCTATAGCAAGCTCTTGCTCAACAACTCTGCTAATAACGCCATGATTGAACGCCTTAAAACTCATAATCCTAAAAAAGGCAATATTACCCTCTTAACCGTTACAGAAAAGCAGTTTTCTCGCATGATTTACTTAAATGGCGAGCGAAATACCAGCGTAGCAAACTCCGATGCCCGTTTAGTTTTTCTAGGAGAGGAGCCTAGAGATGAAGATTAA
- the cas1 gene encoding type II CRISPR-associated endonuclease Cas1 codes for MGWRTVVVNTHSKLSYKNNHLIFKDASRTELIHLSEVDILLLETTDIVLSTMLIKRLVDENILVIFCDDKRLPTAYLMPYYGRHDSSLQLSRQITWSEEAKAQVWTTIIAQKILNQAFYLGSCGFLEKSQSVIDLYHGLDLFDPSNREGHAARIYFNTLFGNDFSREQDSDINAALDYGYTLILSMFAREIVLSGCMTQFGLKHANQFNQFNLASDIMEPFRPIIDRIVYENRNSSFIKIKRELFTIFSDTFHYNGKDMYLSNIVSDYTKKVIQALNQPEKGVPEFRI; via the coding sequence ATGGGATGGAGAACCGTTGTTGTCAATACACACTCTAAGCTCTCTTACAAGAACAATCACTTGATTTTTAAAGATGCCTCTCGGACAGAGTTGATTCACCTGTCCGAGGTGGACATCCTACTTTTGGAGACGACAGATATTGTTCTCTCTACTATGTTGATTAAACGCTTGGTGGATGAAAATATTTTGGTCATCTTTTGTGATGATAAACGCTTGCCGACAGCATATTTAATGCCTTACTACGGTCGGCACGATTCCAGTTTACAACTCTCTCGTCAAATTACTTGGAGCGAGGAGGCTAAAGCACAAGTTTGGACCACCATTATTGCACAAAAGATTCTCAATCAAGCTTTTTATCTGGGGAGTTGTGGTTTTCTAGAAAAATCTCAGTCCGTCATTGATCTCTATCATGGGTTGGATTTGTTTGATCCTAGTAACCGTGAGGGACACGCAGCTCGTATTTATTTCAACACCTTGTTTGGAAATGATTTCAGCCGTGAGCAAGATAGTGATATCAATGCTGCCTTGGACTACGGCTACACCTTGATTTTGAGTATGTTTGCGCGTGAGATTGTGTTGTCTGGCTGTATGACCCAGTTTGGCTTGAAACATGCCAACCAGTTCAATCAATTCAACCTTGCTAGCGATATTATGGAGCCTTTCCGTCCGATTATTGATAGAATTGTCTATGAAAATCGAAACAGTTCTTTTATCAAAATCAAACGAGAGCTTTTTACTATTTTCTCAGATACCTTCCACTACAATGGTAAAGATATGTACCTGTCCAATATCGTCAGCGACTATACTAAGAAAGTCATCCAAGCTCTCAATCAACCCGAGAAAGGAGTTCCTGAGTTTAGGATATGA
- the cas9 gene encoding type II CRISPR RNA-guided endonuclease Cas9 (Cas9, originally named Csn1, is the large, multifunctional signature protein of type II CRISPR/Cas systems. It is well known even to general audiences because its RNA-guided endonuclease activity has made it a popular tool for custom editing of eukaryotic genomes.) → MENKNYSIGLDIGTNSVGWAVITDDYKVPSKKMKILGNTDKHFIKKNLIGALLFDEGTTAEDRRLKRTARRRYTRRKNRLRYLQEIFSQEISKVDSSFFHRLDDSFLVPEDKRESKYPIFATLTEEKEYHKQFPTIYHFRKQLADSKEKADLRLIYLALAHMIKYRGHFLYEEAFDIKNNDIQKIFSEFISIYDNTFEGSSLSGQNAQVEAIFTDKISKSAKRERVLKLFPDEKSTGLFSEFLKLIVGNQADFKKHFDLEEKAPLQFSKDTYDEDLENLLGQIGDDFADLFLVAKKLYDAILLSGILTVTDPSTKAPLSASMIERYENHQKDLAALKQFIKNNLPEKYDEVFSDQSKDGYAGYIDGKTTQEAFYKYIKNLLSKFEGADCFLEKIEREDFLRKQRTFDNGSIPHQIHLQEMNAILRRQGEHYPFLKENREKIEKILAFRIPYYVGPLARGNRDFAWLTRNSDEAIRPWNFEEIVDKASSAEDFINKMTNYDLYLPEEKVLPKHSLLYETFAVYNELTKVKFIAEGLRDYQFLDSGQKKQIVNQLFKEKRKVTEKDIIQFLHNVDGYDGIELKGIEKQFNASLSTYHDLLKIIKDKEFMDDSKNEEILENIVHTLTIFEDREMIKQRLAQYDSLFDEKVIKALTRRHYTGWGKLSAKLINGIRDKQTGKTILDYLMDDGYSNRNFMQLINDDGLSFKEIIQKAQVVGKTNDVKQVVQELPGSPAIKKGILQSIKIVDELVKVMGHEPESIVIEMARENQTTARGKKNSQQRYKRIEDSLKILASGLNSKILKEHPTDNNQLQNDRLFLYYLQNGKDMYTGEALDINQLSSCDIDHIIPQAFIKDDSLDNRVLTSSKENRGKSDNVPCLEVVEKMKVFWQQLLDSKLISYRKFNNLTKAERGGLNELDKVGFIKRQLVETRQITKHVAQILDARFNKEVTEKDKKNRTVKIITLKSNLVSNFRKEFRLYKVREINDYHHAHDAYLNAVVAKAILKKYPKLEPEFVYGDYRKYDLKRYISRSKDPKEIEKATEKYFFYSNLLNFFKEEVHYADGTIVKRENIEYSKDTGEIAWNKEKDFATIKKVLSLPQVNIVKKREVQTGGFSKESILPKGNSDKLIPRKTKDILWDTTKYGGFDSPVIAYSILLIADIEKGKAKKLKTVKTLVGITIMEKDAFEKNPIAFLENKGYHNVCKENILCLPKYSLFELENGRRRLLASAKELQKGNEIVLPVYLTTLLYHSKNVHKLDEPGHLEYIQKHRNEFKDLLNLVSEFSQKYVLADANLEKIKNLYADNEQADIEILANSFINLLTFTALGAPAAFKFFGKDVDRKRYTTVSEILNATLIHQSITGLYETRIDLSKLGED, encoded by the coding sequence ATGGAAAACAAAAATTACTCTATCGGACTTGATATCGGAACAAACAGCGTCGGATGGGCCGTCATTACGGATGACTATAAGGTGCCATCGAAAAAGATGAAGATTCTGGGCAATACTGATAAACACTTTATCAAGAAAAATCTGATTGGAGCTTTATTATTTGATGAAGGGACTACTGCTGAAGATAGACGTCTAAAACGAACCGCGCGCCGTCGCTATACACGTCGAAAAAATCGTCTTCGCTATCTTCAAGAAATCTTTTCTCAGGAAATAAGCAAGGTGGATAGTAGTTTCTTTCATCGATTAGATGACTCCTTTTTAGTTCCTGAGGATAAAAGAGAAAGTAAATACCCTATTTTTGCTACCTTGACAGAAGAGAAAGAATACCATAAGCAATTTCCAACTATTTATCATTTTAGAAAGCAACTGGCGGACTCAAAAGAAAAAGCTGACTTGCGCTTGATTTATCTAGCATTAGCTCATATGATTAAATACCGTGGGCATTTTTTATATGAAGAAGCTTTCGATATTAAAAACAATGATATCCAAAAAATCTTTAGCGAATTTATAAGCATTTACGATAACACCTTTGAAGGAAGTTCACTTAGTGGGCAAAACGCACAAGTAGAAGCAATTTTTACTGATAAAATTAGTAAATCTGCCAAGAGAGAACGCGTTCTAAAACTCTTTCCTGATGAAAAATCCACTGGTTTGTTTTCAGAATTTCTCAAGTTAATTGTAGGAAATCAGGCTGATTTTAAAAAACATTTTGACTTAGAAGAAAAAGCTCCACTACAATTCTCTAAAGATACCTATGATGAGGATTTGGAAAACTTACTCGGACAAATTGGAGATGATTTTGCAGACCTTTTCCTAGTTGCTAAAAAACTCTATGACGCCATTCTTCTATCAGGAATCTTAACTGTTACAGATCCTTCAACCAAGGCTCCACTGTCAGCATCTATGATTGAACGCTATGAAAATCACCAAAAAGACTTGGCAGCTTTAAAACAATTCATCAAAAACAATCTTCCAGAAAAATATGATGAAGTTTTTTCTGACCAATCTAAAGATGGGTATGCTGGATATATTGATGGTAAGACCACACAAGAAGCATTTTACAAATATATCAAAAATCTTCTCTCTAAATTCGAAGGAGCAGATTGTTTCCTTGAGAAAATTGAACGTGAAGATTTCTTGAGAAAACAACGCACCTTCGATAATGGTTCTATTCCTCATCAAATTCATCTTCAAGAAATGAATGCCATTCTCCGTCGGCAAGGAGAACATTATCCATTTTTGAAGGAAAACAGAGAAAAGATTGAGAAAATCTTGGCCTTCCGCATTCCATACTATGTTGGCCCATTGGCTCGTGGCAATCGAGATTTTGCTTGGCTTACTCGAAATTCTGATGAAGCAATAAGACCTTGGAATTTTGAAGAAATTGTTGATAAAGCAAGCTCTGCAGAAGACTTCATCAATAAAATGACCAACTATGACTTGTATTTGCCGGAAGAAAAAGTTCTACCTAAGCATAGTCTGTTGTATGAGACATTTGCTGTCTACAATGAATTAACAAAAGTAAAATTTATTGCAGAGGGATTGAGAGACTATCAATTCCTTGATAGTGGGCAGAAGAAGCAAATTGTCAATCAATTATTCAAAGAGAAAAGAAAAGTAACTGAAAAAGACATCATTCAGTTTCTACACAATGTTGATGGCTACGATGGAATCGAACTAAAAGGAATTGAAAAACAATTTAACGCGAGTCTCTCTACTTATCATGATTTACTCAAGATTATCAAGGATAAAGAGTTTATGGATGATTCTAAAAATGAAGAGATTCTTGAAAATATCGTCCACACGCTAACTATCTTTGAAGATCGTGAGATGATCAAGCAACGTCTTGCTCAATACGACTCTCTCTTTGATGAGAAAGTTATTAAAGCACTAACTCGTCGACATTATACTGGTTGGGGAAAACTCTCTGCTAAGTTGATTAACGGTATTCGAGATAAACAAACCGGCAAAACGATTCTTGATTATTTAATGGACGACGGCTACAGCAATCGCAACTTTATGCAATTAATCAATGATGACGGGCTTTCTTTCAAAGAAATTATCCAGAAAGCACAAGTGGTTGGTAAGACAAATGATGTGAAACAAGTTGTCCAAGAGCTTCCAGGAAGTCCTGCTATTAAAAAGGGAATTTTACAAAGTATCAAGATCGTTGATGAACTTGTCAAGGTTATGGGACACGAACCTGAGTCCATTGTGATTGAGATGGCACGAGAAAATCAGACAACTGCCAGAGGGAAAAAGAATTCCCAACAAAGATATAAGCGAATTGAAGATTCATTAAAAATCTTAGCATCTGGACTTAACTCCAAAATTCTAAAAGAACATCCAACAGATAATAATCAACTTCAAAATGATCGCCTCTTCCTTTACTATCTCCAAAACGGGAAAGATATGTATACTGGAGAAGCCCTTGATATCAACCAACTAAGCAGTTGTGACATTGACCACATCATCCCACAGGCCTTTATAAAAGACGATTCTCTTGACAACCGTGTCTTGACTAGTTCAAAAGAGAACCGTGGGAAATCTGATAATGTCCCATGTCTTGAAGTAGTTGAAAAGATGAAGGTTTTTTGGCAACAATTGTTGGATTCCAAATTGATTTCCTACCGTAAATTTAACAATTTAACCAAGGCTGAACGAGGCGGGCTAAACGAGCTTGATAAAGTTGGCTTTATCAAACGCCAACTAGTTGAAACACGCCAAATCACAAAACATGTTGCACAGATTTTGGATGCTCGCTTCAATAAAGAAGTGACTGAGAAGGATAAGAAGAACCGTACCGTCAAAATCATCACTTTGAAATCCAATCTAGTTTCCAACTTCCGTAAAGAATTTAGGTTATACAAGGTGCGTGAAATCAATGACTACCACCATGCGCATGACGCCTATTTAAATGCAGTAGTTGCTAAGGCTATCCTTAAGAAATATCCTAAACTAGAGCCTGAATTCGTCTATGGTGACTATCGAAAGTACGATCTTAAGAGATATATTTCCAGATCCAAAGACCCTAAAGAAATCGAAAAAGCAACTGAAAAGTATTTCTTCTACTCAAACTTGTTGAACTTCTTTAAAGAAGAGGTGCATTACGCAGACGGAACTATCGTAAAAAGAGAGAATATCGAATACTCCAAAGATACCGGAGAAATCGCTTGGAATAAGGAAAAAGATTTCGCTACAATCAAAAAAGTTCTTTCACTTCCGCAGGTGAATATTGTGAAGAAGCGAGAGGTGCAAACAGGTGGCTTCTCTAAAGAGTCCATTCTTCCTAAGGGAAATTCTGATAAGCTAATCCCTCGAAAAACAAAGGATATTCTTTGGGACACTACTAAATATGGGGGATTTGATAGTCCGGTTATCGCCTACTCAATCTTGCTCATTGCCGATATCGAAAAAGGGAAAGCGAAAAAACTGAAGACTGTCAAGACTCTAGTTGGTATTACCATCATGGAGAAAGACGCTTTTGAGAAGAATCCAATAGCTTTCCTTGAAAATAAAGGCTATCATAATGTATGTAAAGAAAATATCCTCTGCCTGCCTAAGTATAGTTTATTTGAACTGGAAAATGGTCGCAGACGACTACTTGCAAGTGCGAAAGAACTTCAAAAAGGCAATGAAATAGTGCTTCCAGTATATTTAACAACCTTGCTCTACCATTCTAAAAATGTCCATAAACTAGACGAACCAGGACATTTAGAATACATTCAGAAACACCGAAATGAATTTAAGGATTTGTTAAATCTTGTATCTGAGTTCTCTCAAAAATATGTCCTCGCGGATGCAAATCTAGAGAAAATCAAGAACTTATATGCAGACAATGAGCAAGCAGATATAGAAATTCTAGCAAATTCGTTTATCAATTTGTTGACCTTTACTGCTTTGGGTGCTCCTGCTGCCTTTAAATTTTTTGGCAAAGATGTTGATCGAAAACGATACACAACTGTATCCGAAATCCTCAACGCCACCCTCATCCACCAATCCATCACTGGTCTCTACGAGACTCGGATTGACTTGAGCAAACTAGGAGAAGACTAA
- the galU gene encoding UTP--glucose-1-phosphate uridylyltransferase GalU: MKQKVRKAVIPAAGLGTRFLPATKALAKEMLPIVDKPTIQFIVEEALKSGIEDILVVTGKSKRSIEDHFDSNFELEYNLKEKGKTDLLKLVDETTGMRLHFIRQTHPRGLGDAVLQAKAFVGNEPFIVMLGDDLMDITNEKAVPLTKQLMDDYERTHASTIAVMPVPHDEVSAYGVIAPQGEGKDGLYSVETFVEKPAPEDAPSDLAIIGRYLLTPEIFQILENQAPGAGNEIQLTDAIDTLNKTQRVFAREFKGARYDVGDKFGFMKTSIDYALRHPQVKDDLKDYLIQLGKELSEGE; the protein is encoded by the coding sequence ATGAAACAAAAAGTCAGAAAAGCAGTCATCCCTGCCGCTGGATTGGGAACTCGTTTCCTCCCAGCAACTAAGGCCTTGGCCAAGGAAATGTTGCCAATCGTGGACAAGCCAACTATCCAGTTTATCGTTGAAGAAGCCCTCAAATCTGGTATCGAAGACATTTTGGTTGTGACTGGTAAGTCAAAACGTTCCATTGAGGACCACTTCGACTCAAACTTCGAATTGGAATACAACCTCAAAGAAAAAGGGAAAACAGATCTTTTGAAGCTAGTTGATGAAACAACTGGCATGCGCCTACATTTTATCCGCCAAACGCATCCACGTGGTCTCGGAGATGCTGTTTTGCAAGCCAAGGCTTTCGTTGGAAATGAACCCTTTATCGTTATGCTTGGTGATGACTTGATGGATATCACCAACGAAAAAGCTGTTCCGCTCACCAAACAACTCATGGATGACTACGAGCGTACCCACGCGTCTACTATCGCTGTTATGCCAGTCCCTCATGACGAAGTATCTGCTTACGGGGTTATTGCTCCGCAAGGCGAAGGAAAAGACGGCCTTTACAGCGTTGAAACCTTCGTTGAAAAACCAGCGCCAGAGGATGCTCCTAGCGACCTTGCTATTATCGGACGCTACCTCCTCACGCCTGAAATTTTCCAAATCCTCGAAAACCAAGCTCCGGGTGCAGGAAATGAAATTCAGCTGACAGATGCAATCGATACCCTCAATAAAACACAACGTGTATTTGCTCGTGAGTTCAAAGGGGCTCGTTACGATGTCGGAGATAAGTTTGGCTTTATGAAAACATCTATTGATTACGCACTAAGACACCCCCAAGTCAAAGACGACTTGAAAGATTATCTCATCCAGCTTGGAAAAGAGTTATCTGAGGGGGAATAG
- a CDS encoding NAD(P)H-dependent glycerol-3-phosphate dehydrogenase, which produces MKKQTIAVLGPGSWGTALSQVLNDNGHEVRIWGNISDQIDEINNQHTNKRYFKDILLDEKIKAYHDLEETLKDVDAVLFVVPTKVTRLVAQQVAKVLDHKVVIMHASKGLEPDSHKRLSTILEEEIPADLRSDIVVVSGPSHAEETIVRDITLITAASKDLETAQYVQNLFSNHYFRLYTNTDVIGVETAGALKNIIAVGAGALHGLGFGDNAKAAIIARGLAEITRLGVALGANPLTYSGLSGVGDLIVTGTSVHSRNWRAGNALGRGESLADIEANMGMVIEGISTTRAAHELAQELGVYMPITQAIYRVIYEGVNIKEAINDIMSNEFKAENEWS; this is translated from the coding sequence ATGAAGAAACAAACCATCGCTGTCTTGGGTCCTGGTTCTTGGGGGACCGCCCTTTCGCAGGTCCTAAACGACAATGGACACGAAGTTCGAATTTGGGGAAATATTTCTGACCAAATTGATGAAATCAATAACCAACATACAAACAAACGCTACTTCAAAGATATCCTACTCGACGAAAAGATCAAAGCCTATCATGACTTGGAAGAAACACTAAAGGATGTGGATGCTGTTTTATTTGTGGTCCCAACAAAAGTAACGAGACTGGTTGCCCAACAAGTAGCAAAGGTGCTTGATCACAAGGTTGTCATCATGCATGCCTCCAAAGGATTGGAACCAGATAGCCACAAACGTCTATCAACCATTCTTGAGGAGGAAATCCCAGCTGACCTTCGCAGTGATATCGTCGTTGTTTCAGGGCCGAGCCATGCTGAGGAAACCATTGTACGCGATATCACCTTGATTACAGCAGCCTCTAAAGACCTCGAAACTGCTCAGTACGTTCAAAATCTCTTTAGCAATCACTACTTCCGTCTCTATACTAATACGGATGTTATCGGGGTTGAAACCGCTGGTGCTCTTAAAAATATCATCGCAGTTGGCGCTGGCGCACTACATGGTCTAGGGTTTGGCGACAATGCCAAGGCGGCCATCATCGCACGTGGCTTGGCAGAAATCACCCGTCTAGGAGTCGCTCTTGGGGCAAATCCTCTAACTTATAGCGGGCTTTCTGGAGTTGGGGATTTGATTGTAACGGGAACATCTGTCCACTCTCGTAACTGGAGGGCCGGTAATGCTCTTGGCCGTGGAGAATCCCTCGCAGACATCGAAGCAAACATGGGCATGGTCATTGAAGGCATTTCAACAACTCGAGCAGCTCACGAACTGGCTCAGGAATTGGGTGTCTACATGCCAATCACACAGGCTATTTACCGAGTTATCTACGAAGGTGTCAATATCAAAGAAGCAATCAACGACATCATGAGTAATGAATTTAAAGCAGAAAACGAATGGTCATAG